In Poecilia reticulata strain Guanapo linkage group LG1, Guppy_female_1.0+MT, whole genome shotgun sequence, one genomic interval encodes:
- the LOC103462413 gene encoding complement C3-like: protein MCNIFAAVHYRIFAMTPDMKPVERDNMTQMDASVAIEFVTPEGVILPLDPVSLRSGIHSGDFQLAEVVSVGLWRIVARFQSIPHMSYSAEFEIKEYVLPSFDVKLIRRSSFFFSDSKELHIDIKATYMFGEDVEGSAYGAFGVVHQNQKKSFPSSLQRVPIERGEGVVTLKREHITQSFENFTDLMGSSIFVAVSVLTRDGSEMVEAELRDIYIVISPYIIQFSKTPKYFKPGLSFDFAVEVLNPDGTSAQGVPVAIDEAEVEGVTSANGMARLSINTLENTGPLKITVRTKSPRISAERQASASMTALPYRSTSKNYVHIGVSTAEVKPGDNLKVNINLNKQDNPENDVTYLIQSRGQLIKHGRFKVKGQVMISMTLAVTKEMLPSFRVLVFYHPDDNEVVSDSVWVDVKDSCLGSLKLEPLKLSTSYEPRRKFDLKITGDPEATVGLLAVDKGVIALNKKYRLTQKKVWDTVENHDIGCTHGGGKDSMSVFYDAGLLFQSNLQSETPPRQDPMCSALRRRKRDTALMNATTELLSRYDNDLQRDCCLDGTRETTVFSENKGLNFNYTXRQPAVELRQNSAQX from the exons ATGtgtaacatttttgctgcagttcATTACAGGATATTTGCCATGACGCCTGACATGAAGCCTGTGGAGAGAGACAACATGACCCAGATGGACGCTTCTGTGGCCATTGAGTTTGTG ACCCCTGAAGGTGTCATTCTACCGCTGGATCCAGTCTCTCTGAGGTCAGGAATTCATTCTGGAGATTTTCAACTTGCTGAAGTTGTCAG TGTTGGACTTTGGAGAATCGTGGCGAGGTTTCAAAGCATACCACATATGAGCTACTCTGCAGAGTTTGAAATCAAAGAATACG TGCTGCCCAGTTTYGACGTCAAACTGATACGCCGAAGTTCGTTCTTCTTTTCGGACAGCAAAGAACTCCACATAGACATCAAGGCCAC GTACATGTTTGGTGAAGATGTAGAAGGCTCTGCATATGGAGCTTTTGGAGTTGTGcatcaaaatcaaaagaagagTTTTCCCAGCTCACTTCAGAGAGTGCCG ATTGAGAGAGGAGAAGGAGTGGTGACCCTGAAGAGAGAGCACATTACTCAGAGCTTTGAAAACTTCACCGATCTTATGGGCAGCTCCATATTTGTGGCGGTCAGCGTGCTGACAAGAGACG GTAGTGAGATGGTGGAGGCAGAGCTGAGAGATATTTACATTGTCATATCACCGTACATCATCCAGTTCTCCAAGACACCCAAATATTTCAAACCGGGATTGTCTTTTGATTTTGCG GTTGAGGTTCTGAATCCTGACGGCACTTCAGCACAAGGAGTTCCTGTTGCGATCGATGAAGCTGAGGTTGAAGGCGTTACTTCTGCCAACGGCATGGCGAGACTTTCAATCAATACGCTGGAAAACACTGGACCGCTAAAGATCACA GTAAGGACCAAAAGTCCTCGAATTTCAGCTGAACGACAAGCATCGGCAAGCATGACAGCTCTACCTTATCGCTCAACAAGCAAAAACTACGTCCACATAG GAGTGTCAACAGCAGAAGTAAAACCAGGAGATAACCTGAAAGTGAACATCAACCTCAACAAACAGGACAATCCAGAAAACGATGTAACATATTTG ATCCAGAGCAGAGGTCARTTAATAAAGCATGGACGCTTTAAAGTGAAAGGTCAAGTGATGATATCCATGACCCTCGCCGTTACCAAGGAGATGCTGCCGTCATTCCGCGTCCTGGTCTTCTACCATCCCGATGACAACGAGGTGGTGTCGGACTCAGTCTGGGTGGACGTGAAGGACTCCTGCCTCGGCTCG CTGAAACTAGAGCCACTGAAACTTTCCACCTCCTACGAACCTCGGAGAAAGTTTGATCTGAAAATCACAGGAGACCCTGAAGCCACAGTGGGGCTGCTGGCCGTGGACAAAGGCGTCATTGCTCTTAACAAGAAATACCGTCTGACGCAGAAAAAG GTGTGGGACACAGTTGAGAACCACGACATCGGCTGCACACACGGAGGAGGAAAGGACAGCATGAGTGTGTTCTACGATGCTGGGCTGCTGTTTCAGTCCAACTTACAATCCGAGACGCCGCCCAGACAGG ATCCAATGTGCTCAGCCCTCCGGAGGAGGAAACGGGACACTGCCCTGATGAACGCCACCACCGAATTAT TGAGTCGATATGACAACGACCTGCAGCGTGACTGTTGTTTGGATGGCACACGGGAGACCACA GTGTTCTCTGAGAATAAAGGCTTGAACTTTAACTACACGAYTCGACAGCCGGCTGTAGAGCTGCGACAGAACAGTGCTCAGTAMTAG